The genomic DNA CACTAACCCTCTCCCAGAGGGAGAGAGGACTTGTATTTATTGACTTCAGACGCAGCCTGCCCTACGGCTTTTTATTTGTATCTCGCTTTAAAAATTTCTTAACGATCTGCTTCGAATACTGAACGGCATCTCGCAGGCAGTATTTCAAACGCCTTCGTTCACAGATAATCCACTGCAGTTGCTGAGCCGATTTTCCCAGGTTCGCTTTATGCTGTTTTTCGCCGACCAGAAAATCGTAAGCATCATAGCCTCGCTTCATTGCTTCCTGCATGCAGACGTAATGCGACATCAAACCAGGACTGGGGGCTTCTTCAAACGAGACAAAACCAGAAACATAATCTAGAAGTCGGTTGCGATCGTTCAGTAAATACAGGCAGCCAATTGTCTTTCCTTTGGAGGTAATTCGAGCGAGCACAACACCTTTATTGGCGAATGTTTTTTCAATTAAAGTCCTTAGAAACTGCTTGAAACGATCACTGGCAAAGGCTCCCGGCATTCCCACGGCTTGCCAGCGGGCCTGGTGGAGTTTGATCAGTTCTTCGAAGATTTCCAAAGCCTGTTCGGTCGATTCTGCCCAGTCGATGGCAAGGGGGTCGAGCTGATTGCTGCGTCGTTTCAAATTTGATTTTGTACTTTTGCCGAGGCGTTGCAGAATTTCCTCACCCGCATCCCGGCAGGCTTTCAGATCGAAGTAGCGACACTCACGAATACGAGTCGATGTATCGCGCATGTCAGAGTACTGATCACTAAGTATCGGCCAGCTCGTGCCTTCTTTCGCTGAAATACCACTCAGAACAAACTGATCCCAACCTCGTTCTGAGGCAATCAGTTTCTGGAGTTGGTAGACGAACTTTTCTCGATAATGATCGCTCACAAGTAATTCGTTGTATTCAACGCAGACACTCTGCCCATGAGGTTCTCCGGCTGTCCCCATATTCAATGTCTTCACCGGAAATATACCGAACAGTTTACTGTTCGATTCCGAAAGTAAACAGACCCCTTCAATAACACCATTCGCAGTCGCGACCACAAACCAGGGACGAACAATGTCTCCATATTGCTGAAGCCAGTTTTCTGTCCATGCTGCAGAACAGGCAATAGGCACTGATGGCAACCGCTGTTCAAGTTCACGCCAGGAGAGCAGGACCTTAGCACGATCGTTCATCCCATACATTTTGAGATGCAAAGGATGATGAACGATCTCTGCGGGCATCAAGCCGTCTATTCGCTCTGAGTATTCAGTCGAAGAACTCTGTTGATCTGTTTGAGAAATGGCTTCAATCATGATATCAATTCCCCGTGGAGATGATGTTTTGACTCAATTGAGTGCTTTGTGTTCGAGCTTGAGAGCGGATGCGTTCCGATAATCCAATCCCACCGACCAGGACAATAATTGCTCCGGTAAACACGCCTAGGATCTGTGTCCACTCGGGTTGAATATTCAGGTTGTGGACAAAATAGGAGTAAACCAGGATCAACGAGAGTGGAATCCATTGTGTCAGCACACCCTGTTTGAACAATTGGGGAACCGTCAATCCCAACTGCTTCATTCCCATCGGCAGCAGGACTCCTCCTTCAAAAATAACGAGAGGAACCAGTGTGCCAATCGCCACTCCGTACAAGCCAAGATAAGGGAGCAGGATTAAAGAGAGGATCAGATTGCAGATAGCTTCGGTTAAAAACAATAAGGCTGGTAAACGCACATATCCTGTTCCAGTTAAGACATGGCGAATCAGTTGAGTTGGCAATGCGATCAATTGACCTGCGAGCAGAATCATTAACAGCCAGGAACTCTGCTGATAACCCGGGCCAATCCAGACTTCAATAAATTGCGGGCTGAAATAGAACACACCTATCAGAGCAGAACCAGCCAGCACAACCGTGAGTCCAAAGCCTCGACAGACCAGCGTTTGCAGTTCAGTGTTCTGTCTGGATGACTGCAATTGTCCTGCTTTCGGCATGAAGACATAACCAATCTGCATGACGGGGGCACGGATCATATCGCAGACACGAGACGCGATGAAATAAGGAACAACTGCAGCCGGTCCCAATAAAAAACCGATCAAAATGGTATCGGTCATGTAGATGAGATGTTCTGCGATCAGCGATAGAAATGTAAACATGCTGAAAGAAAAGCAGCGTTTGTAAACTCGCTTTCTTAGATGTCGAAATCGCAGTTGCAGAGTTGGAATGAGCCGAAAGGCCATGCAGCAGGTGGCTGCATTTTCGATGATTGTCACTGCCAGGAAAATCAAAGCCAGCGTAATCAGTCCCTGGGACTGTTGCAGAAAAAGAACTGTCAGTCCGAGTCGCAACAGGTTAATCGTAATGATGATGCTGCGTTCGACATCGAACCTTTGAATGCCCATCAGCACACCCCCGAATGAGCTCCCGGCTATCGAGATTGCTGCATTTAGGCCCAGAATCAGAATCACCGCTCGAATTTCCCAGAGCGATTGACCCGGCCATTCATTCACCCAGGGGGCGGCGATTGCACACACGATTCCTATTCCGATCGCGACTGCAGCTGATCCGAAATAAACGGACGTGATGCAACTGAATGTCCGGTTCAGTTCGATCCATTTCTTCTCGGTGTGGTATTTTGAAGTGAAGCGAGAAATCGCTTCGCCGAATCCCAAGTATAATAATCCTGTTTGACCGGCGATGGAGTTGAGCAGCAACCAGGTTCCGTACGTATTGTCCCCAACTGTGTGCAGGATATACGGCATCAAGAGGAAGCCGATACCGAGCGTCACTGCATGAGCGAGCCAGCTGATCAGGACATTAAATTTAAGGGACACAGGTTACTCGTTATTCACAGTCATAGAGTTAAATTTGTAGGTCAGGCACTTTATGATCAAAACTTCGCCAGTAATTTTGTCGCTAAAAACATAGTGGCAAACACCAATGCACTGCTGGCGAGCCAGCGTTGTGCCAGTGGTTTGTTTAACCATAACACCGGACGAATTGGGAACAGATGAATTCCCGTAACATTGATAAAGGCGGTTGCCATTCCGATGATTGAGTAAGTTGGCGGAGTATAGCAGCGGGAAAGTGACAGAAAGCCGGCACACCAGGCGGCCAGGATGGCCGCGACATACGGCTGATAATACTTGAGACGCTCATCGTAGATGACATCGTTATCTCTTTTGAGCGAGTACAAGCCATAAGCGGCAAAGAATAAGCAACCGACGAACATCGTCCCGCCGAATAATCCTAACTCGACAAAGGCATGCACATAGGAATTATGAGCGACATAGTTGGCCAGTGCTTCGTACATCCCTTCGCCAATGCCGAACAGAATTTTGGGAGATTGAATCGCGGCAAAGCCTTCGGCCCACAATCGGATTCGCTGCTGACCCGTTCCGCCGGACAAATCCAGATTCGCCATTCGCCCCAATGCCAGCGGAGCAGCAAGTACTCCCAGTCCGATAGCCGTCATTGCGAATGCGCGCCCATGTTTCATTGCGAGATAGGCCATCATCCCGGCACCGGCAGCAATTAAGCCTCCGCGAGAGTGAGTGTCCCACATGGCAAGCGCCAGCAGTGGGAAGGGGAAAATCCAGAAGATCCTTGCGATTCCCCATTGTTTATCGAATAACTGAGACAGACACAGAAATCCAGTCGTGATAATTAATAACGACATATCATTCGGGTCGTGAAACATACCCAATCCGCATAATCGAATCAGAAAGATATCTACTCCAGTTGTGGTATAACCGGTTCGTTCTTTGATATGGGTGAGTGACTCAATCGGAATCACGCCATGATAATCGGCGACACTGACACCAATGCAGAAGATGCCGCATAACGCCAGTGAAATGATAAACATCCGAAAGCGACGGGTAGAATCGATAACCGCTACCAGCACAACGAAGTAGACGACTGTCTTGAACATCATTACGGTGCCGCGTAATGCACCACCCAGGTAGCCATTTGTAATATGTGAAAGCGGAACTGCGAGCAGTAAGCCCATGACACAAAGCATGATTGGCTGAGCAAACAGATTGGCCGGGGCCAGATGATTTTGAATCTGTTTGTGACAAACCGCGACCGCAGCCAGAATCAAAAAGACGTAGATCTGCACCCCCTCAAGCTGAGGGAAGACTTCCCATGGACGAACGTAAATTGTCGCATTGGCAAGTAAGAACAGGATGAACCCTATTTGGGAGGGTGTCACTTTCATCGCTTCGTCAGTTCATTCATTCCATGGGAATCGGCTATGTTCAATCTGTGCGCAGAACGACGGCACAAAACCGATGTTCCTTTCTGTAAACATAGGTCAATAATTCCATCCTCAACGGAAAGTACGTCTTAAGAAATGATGAGTTTGAATTGAAACCGACTACCAGGCCGTTACGATAAGCAGATCACAATAAAGAAAACGATTCTGATGTTTAATCCGATTTCAATGATGAAGAGGATCTGATGATTTCTGATGGTTCTAAGATGACTGGACTCATGCTGCAGAATGGCAAGCTGGAAGTTCAAACCGATTTACATCTCCCACAGCCTCCCGATAAAGAAGTCCTCGTTAAGGTGCGGATGGCCGGCGTCTGCGAGACCGATTTGCAACTCGTCCAAGGGTATATGAATTATGAAGGAATTCTCGGACATGAATTTGTCGGAGTGCCTGCGACTGGGAAATTCGCTGGACGGAGAGTCGCTGCGGATATCAATTGTTGTACGCTCGAACATTGTCCGTATTGTCCAGAGAATCGACATCATTGTCCCCGGAGGAGTGTGATTGGCATTTTGAATCGACCGGGAGCATTTGCGGAATATCTGAGTGTTCCAGAAGAAAATCTTTATGTCGTCCCTGAGAGTATTTCGGATGAAAGAGCGGTGTTTATTGAACCACTGGCAGCCGCGTTCCAGGTTCTTGAACAGACAGACATTTCAGAGAACTCTCACGTTGTAGTGCTGGGCGACGGACGGTTGGGCTATTTAACCGCACAGGTTGTTGCCTTGACCGGCGCCAAACTTCTCGTCGTCGGAAAACACACAGAAAAGCTGCGGCGATTTCAGGATCGTAAAATCGAAACAGTCTCGTTAGAGAATCTTGAGAGAACTCGAAGTTCCGATTTCGTGATTGACTGCACTGGTTCTGTGACGGGTTTACCGCTGGCGTTACAGCTTGTTCGTCCTCAGGGAACCATAGTGATGAAGACAACTGTTGCCGAGCCTTACCAGATTGATCTGTCACAAGTTATCATCGACGAACTGAAGGTCATCGGCTCTCGTTGTGGTCCATTTCCGAGAGCGATTGATGCACTTTCTAAAAC from Rubinisphaera italica includes the following:
- a CDS encoding O-antigen ligase family protein — its product is MKVTPSQIGFILFLLANATIYVRPWEVFPQLEGVQIYVFLILAAVAVCHKQIQNHLAPANLFAQPIMLCVMGLLLAVPLSHITNGYLGGALRGTVMMFKTVVYFVVLVAVIDSTRRFRMFIISLALCGIFCIGVSVADYHGVIPIESLTHIKERTGYTTTGVDIFLIRLCGLGMFHDPNDMSLLIITTGFLCLSQLFDKQWGIARIFWIFPFPLLALAMWDTHSRGGLIAAGAGMMAYLAMKHGRAFAMTAIGLGVLAAPLALGRMANLDLSGGTGQQRIRLWAEGFAAIQSPKILFGIGEGMYEALANYVAHNSYVHAFVELGLFGGTMFVGCLFFAAYGLYSLKRDNDVIYDERLKYYQPYVAAILAAWCAGFLSLSRCYTPPTYSIIGMATAFINVTGIHLFPIRPVLWLNKPLAQRWLASSALVFATMFLATKLLAKF
- a CDS encoding GNAT family N-acetyltransferase, with the translated sequence MIEAISQTDQQSSSTEYSERIDGLMPAEIVHHPLHLKMYGMNDRAKVLLSWRELEQRLPSVPIACSAAWTENWLQQYGDIVRPWFVVATANGVIEGVCLLSESNSKLFGIFPVKTLNMGTAGEPHGQSVCVEYNELLVSDHYREKFVYQLQKLIASERGWDQFVLSGISAKEGTSWPILSDQYSDMRDTSTRIRECRYFDLKACRDAGEEILQRLGKSTKSNLKRRSNQLDPLAIDWAESTEQALEIFEELIKLHQARWQAVGMPGAFASDRFKQFLRTLIEKTFANKGVVLARITSKGKTIGCLYLLNDRNRLLDYVSGFVSFEEAPSPGLMSHYVCMQEAMKRGYDAYDFLVGEKQHKANLGKSAQQLQWIICERRRLKYCLRDAVQYSKQIVKKFLKRDTNKKP
- a CDS encoding lipopolysaccharide biosynthesis protein; protein product: MSLKFNVLISWLAHAVTLGIGFLLMPYILHTVGDNTYGTWLLLNSIAGQTGLLYLGFGEAISRFTSKYHTEKKWIELNRTFSCITSVYFGSAAVAIGIGIVCAIAAPWVNEWPGQSLWEIRAVILILGLNAAISIAGSSFGGVLMGIQRFDVERSIIITINLLRLGLTVLFLQQSQGLITLALIFLAVTIIENAATCCMAFRLIPTLQLRFRHLRKRVYKRCFSFSMFTFLSLIAEHLIYMTDTILIGFLLGPAAVVPYFIASRVCDMIRAPVMQIGYVFMPKAGQLQSSRQNTELQTLVCRGFGLTVVLAGSALIGVFYFSPQFIEVWIGPGYQQSSWLLMILLAGQLIALPTQLIRHVLTGTGYVRLPALLFLTEAICNLILSLILLPYLGLYGVAIGTLVPLVIFEGGVLLPMGMKQLGLTVPQLFKQGVLTQWIPLSLILVYSYFVHNLNIQPEWTQILGVFTGAIIVLVGGIGLSERIRSQARTQSTQLSQNIISTGN
- a CDS encoding alcohol dehydrogenase catalytic domain-containing protein; translation: MTGLMLQNGKLEVQTDLHLPQPPDKEVLVKVRMAGVCETDLQLVQGYMNYEGILGHEFVGVPATGKFAGRRVAADINCCTLEHCPYCPENRHHCPRRSVIGILNRPGAFAEYLSVPEENLYVVPESISDERAVFIEPLAAAFQVLEQTDISENSHVVVLGDGRLGYLTAQVVALTGAKLLVVGKHTEKLRRFQDRKIETVSLENLERTRSSDFVIDCTGSVTGLPLALQLVRPQGTIVMKTTVAEPYQIDLSQVIIDELKVIGSRCGPFPRAIDALSKTKSK